The Methanoregula sp. UBA64 genome contains the following window.
GGGACCGGGAGCGCACGGATCTGTTCTGCCAGGGCCGCTGTTCTCCCGCCGGAGACAAGCGTAAAGGCCCCGGTGGGATCGCCAAGCCGGCAGTACAGCACGTCGGCCGATTCCGTGACCTCGGTGAGCGCTCCGCAGAGGTACACGAGCCGGCACCAGGCCCCGCCCGGGGTCACGACCCGGGCCGGGCTCCCGTTCCCGTCCGGGACCGAGAGCGTCGACTCCATCAATTCGCCGGCAAAGACCCGCGCTGCACCTTCCATGGTTGTGATCAATACTTGCCAAAGAGAGGTATTCAAGGTATAGGCATTGATAATATGCCGATTTTTGAGAAGAAAAAAAAAGGTTACGGGTGTTTGAGCGCCGGGTCGAGTGCCGTTGCATTGGCATAGGCGGCATTGGCCTCTGCGGTCCGGTTGAGTGCGGTAAGGGCGTTACCCTTGTTGTAGTATGCAATGGAACGCAGGGTGGTCAGGTTCCCGGGCGCATTGATCGCAACATCCGCGGCCGCGACGGCCTCGTTGTTTCGGCCGAGCATCACGAGGATCCCTGCACGGTTCGACTGGATTAAGGGGTTAAGGGAACTGACATTATATACAAGGGCCGCATCGGCCTTGTCGAGCGCTTCCTGGTACTTCCCGGCGTTTGCGAGATCAACGCTCTGCGAGTACAGTGCGCCGGCTTTCGTGAACGAATCCGAAGCACCCGCGGGGGCCGCGCCGTTTTTTAAGAACACAAACCCTGCAACCGCAGCGATTGCAATAACGATGACAATACCTATAACGATCAACGTTGTTTTGGAGATGCCCGTCTTTTTCCTGTCGGCATCCCGGCTCTTGTCCGTCTTTTCACTCATGAGTACAAAAAAGGGTGGAAGTGAGGATTAATACTTCCGTCTTGCCAGCAGTGCGACCGCCGCGATCCCGAGGCCGGCAAGGGCGAGCCCGGCCGGCAGCGGGGTAAACGTGGTCTTTACCGGGACGGTTGCCGCGGGCTTCGATACCGTCTGCTGCGGCGATGCGGTCGTGGCAGCTGCGGTATTTGTTCCCTGCGGTGCGGTCAGCGAGGGAAGGACGGTCGGGGACGTGGTAAAGGCATCGGCGATGAACGTTATGGTCTTATCGCCGCTTGTTACCGTTCCGATCGAAGCCGTTCCGCTGTAACTCTCGCTCATGTGGTTGAGGTCCTGGGTGGCGACAAAGGTGTAGGTGCCGGTCTGGTAAACCGTGCTGCTATCCGGATTCAGTGCATTCCGGTCCCATGCCGGCCCGTTTGCCCAGGTATACGTGGGCGTTTTGATAAACGGCGAGCTGTCGAACTTGAGGATCTGGGTGGTGGATGCGCCTACGTTCCCGGTATAGATCTGGGGGATGTTTGCCCCGGTGGGGGATTTCAGTTTCACGGTATAGAACCCGTCGGAGGGATTATAGTTGGGGCGTTTTGCATAATCGAGCGCCATATACAGGTTCGTGTCGATCCGGTAGGTGATATTGGCGGACATCGGGACGGACTGGCCGGTGATATCCTTGTTTGTGTCCACGTCCCAGACAGAGAGCGTATACTGGGGCTGGTACAGGACAAAGACCGGGATATCCGGCTTGGTGTCGTGGGTGTACCAGGTGCCGGTATACCCGGTAAAAACGGCGGGGTCCAGGGTGAACGAAAATTCAGAGCCCGCAGGAATGGTGACCGTTTTTGCCGGGTCGCCGCTCCGGTCCGATCCTTCCGGCCACCAGGCAATCACGGAATGGCCGTTTAATCCTGACGAGATATCGATGTTGCGTTCGCCGATAAAGACCGGCGCCCCGGCGGCGACCTTGGAAAGGCTTGCCGATGCCGGGAGGCCTGCGATAATTACCAGCAGGAGAAACAGGACTGGAACCAGTCGGTTCATTTTCATGGAGAATACTTTCAAAACACTTATGATAAACATTATGACATTCTGGTGGCACCTGCACGTTTTCCCGGTAAGCATACGGCGGGTTTGGGGAAGAGACAAAAGAACAATACTTTCTAATGCATAAACGGATCAGTACTCGGGATCCGGGAGCGATAAAGCATGGACGAGACCCATACCATCTGGATTGAGAAATACCGGCCGGCAAAACTGGCAGATATCGTAGGCCAGGACGAGATCGTCGAACGGCTCTCGTCCTATGTCAAATCCGGCAACCTCCCCCACCTCCTCTTTACCGGAAGCGCCGGCGTGGGTAAGACCACCGCCGCAGTCACGCTCGC
Protein-coding sequences here:
- a CDS encoding DUF3821 domain-containing protein; the encoded protein is MKMNRLVPVLFLLLVIIAGLPASASLSKVAAGAPVFIGERNIDISSGLNGHSVIAWWPEGSDRSGDPAKTVTIPAGSEFSFTLDPAVFTGYTGTWYTHDTKPDIPVFVLYQPQYTLSVWDVDTNKDITGQSVPMSANITYRIDTNLYMALDYAKRPNYNPSDGFYTVKLKSPTGANIPQIYTGNVGASTTQILKFDSSPFIKTPTYTWANGPAWDRNALNPDSSTVYQTGTYTFVATQDLNHMSESYSGTASIGTVTSGDKTITFIADAFTTSPTVLPSLTAPQGTNTAAATTASPQQTVSKPAATVPVKTTFTPLPAGLALAGLGIAAVALLARRKY